From Crassaminicella indica, one genomic window encodes:
- a CDS encoding site-2 protease family protein, whose amino-acid sequence MKDNMNLTKKASLKKIMFNVLTILLTIVVLGGAINFYYAVGYILIPIVHELGHYFAARFLNRKVVFGGFTPFGAYILHENIENCKENAIVAIGGPLLGGLLGFIYYVIYWFTGETTFFVLSFISIMLNLINLIPVKPLDGGYIAETISPIICYLGLPFLLYLFILAKSLKGKVMLCIIFAISIYQTYDFTKKYKNKSYFKLKRNDKIKFISIYSILLLLLIFSALYFRSISNCHELIKSITRFK is encoded by the coding sequence ATGAAAGATAATATGAATTTAACGAAGAAAGCAAGCCTTAAAAAGATAATGTTTAATGTTTTAACAATTCTTTTAACAATAGTAGTATTAGGTGGTGCTATTAATTTTTATTATGCAGTAGGATATATTTTAATTCCTATTGTACATGAATTAGGACATTACTTTGCAGCAAGATTTTTAAACCGAAAAGTTGTTTTTGGAGGATTTACTCCTTTTGGAGCATATATACTTCATGAAAATATTGAAAATTGCAAAGAAAATGCGATTGTTGCAATAGGAGGCCCCTTGCTTGGAGGGCTACTTGGATTTATTTACTATGTAATTTATTGGTTTACAGGGGAGACTACATTTTTTGTGTTAAGCTTTATTTCAATAATGTTAAATCTAATAAACTTAATTCCTGTAAAACCTCTTGATGGAGGTTATATAGCAGAAACAATATCTCCTATCATATGTTATTTAGGATTGCCATTTTTATTATATTTGTTTATATTAGCAAAAAGTTTAAAAGGAAAGGTTATGTTATGTATTATTTTCGCAATAAGTATATATCAAACCTATGATTTCACTAAGAAATATAAAAATAAATCTTATTTTAAATTGAAAAGAAATGATAAAATAAAGTTTATAAGTATATATAGTATATTATTATTGTTATTAATTTTTAGTGCATTATACTTTCGTAGTATAAGTAACTGCCATGAATTAATTAAAAGTATTACGAGATTTAAATAA
- a CDS encoding helix-turn-helix domain-containing protein has product MKSLPNMNFVLVPELSTEFEKYYCMDSSFGKGFLRIFASKGDFIILNADYKPNYNFEKVSEIQQDYIEISKFYTTSSLYKVGKRNLKKVVPGIFCFINTNKLVHVYCSKNQPVKFTKIILTKEYFDKFLKRRYGSYKDFKTAFKYLSRIPSSPELNFIFNKIRNCTVKGIPQLIYTESKILEILYNVTHDCTEKWEKKHISVRLTKTDKRLLVKCEKYLKNNIGNYPSLDELSTIAKMSTSRFLLAFKQYFGTTPYQYLKDLRMNAALTLLLNTEDTITSIAKQLGYKNNGHFSGIFKSYYGITPNKYRMQNCFSNK; this is encoded by the coding sequence TTGAAATCACTACCAAATATGAACTTTGTACTAGTCCCTGAACTTTCAACAGAATTTGAAAAATATTATTGCATGGATTCAAGTTTTGGAAAAGGATTTCTTCGTATATTTGCATCTAAGGGAGATTTTATTATTTTAAATGCCGATTATAAACCAAATTATAATTTTGAAAAAGTTTCAGAAATTCAACAAGATTATATTGAAATCAGCAAATTTTATACTACTTCAAGCTTATACAAAGTTGGAAAAAGAAATCTAAAAAAAGTAGTTCCAGGCATTTTTTGTTTTATTAATACAAATAAATTAGTTCATGTTTATTGTTCAAAAAATCAACCTGTGAAATTTACTAAAATTATTTTAACAAAAGAATATTTTGATAAATTTCTTAAAAGACGTTATGGAAGTTATAAAGATTTTAAAACAGCTTTTAAATACCTTTCTCGTATTCCTTCCTCACCAGAACTGAATTTTATATTTAATAAGATTAGAAATTGTACAGTAAAAGGAATACCGCAATTGATATACACAGAAAGTAAAATATTAGAAATATTATATAATGTGACACATGATTGTACAGAGAAGTGGGAAAAAAAACATATTTCTGTGAGACTCACTAAAACAGATAAAAGATTACTGGTAAAATGTGAAAAGTATTTAAAAAATAATATAGGGAATTATCCATCTCTTGATGAATTATCCACTATAGCTAAAATGAGTACTTCTAGATTCTTACTTGCTTTTAAACAATATTTCGGAACTACTCCATATCAATATTTAAAAGATTTGAGAATGAATGCAGCTTTAACATTATTACTTAATACAGAAGATACTATTACTTCCATTGCAAAGCAACTCGGTTATAAAAATAATGGGCATTTTTCTGGTATATTTAAAAGTTATTATGGTATAACACCTAATAAATATAGAATGCAGAACTGCTTTTCTAATAAGTGA
- a CDS encoding zinc ribbon domain-containing protein — MTDTYKFVTILEYKAKWYGRKLHKIDRWYPSSKTCSECGDVMEGRKSSWIHQETPTSV, encoded by the coding sequence TTGACGGATACGTATAAATTTGTTACTATACTTGAATATAAAGCAAAGTGGTATGGAAGAAAACTTCATAAAATAGATAGATGGTATCCATCATCAAAAACTTGTAGTGAATGTGGGGATGTTATGGAAGGCAGGAAAAGTTCTTGGATACACCAAGAAACCCCCACTTCAGTGTGA